A window of Salvia splendens isolate huo1 chromosome 8, SspV2, whole genome shotgun sequence genomic DNA:
GAAAATGTGCAAGGCATGGGATTGATTCCGTAGACTAGAGTATCTATTTAATGCAGACTACTGATTGCATGTTCACTTGTATTAGATTTTAAGTACATCCCAGGATCAGTCTATTTTGGGCCTCTTGATAATGTTTAACTTCTGAACTGGGATTCTTTGAATGCATCACCAAATTCAGGATAACCATAATTAGAAATTCATTGCTACACATGCATACCTTTCTTTTATGTTTTATAAACAGTTTGGACTTTTTAATGGTATTTATAAATGGTCAATttaatctttcttccactcctttTTATGATTGTCGTTATGCTTTATATGACAGTATATCATGTCACTTGTATGTATCcctgttttttaattttgttttcttaCATTTTGATTTACCATTAAATGAGGAAGTTGCTaccattattattttaatttaccaTCTCCAATTGCTATTTGAACAGAGCTCATTACAACCCAGATCAATATCTATGGGAAAAGGATTTTACTCTGGCAGGAAGGAAGTACAATAGAGAAGATGTTGAGGCAAGTATGGGCATCAGTTACTAAAATCTTCTCTCCTACATTGAATTAATGAATGTCTGCTGTGCATTTCTTGACTTAAATTGTACTTAGTGTCTGAAAGTTTAGTTAACTTTGCAGCTTAGTAATGAAAGGGGTCATACCTTAAAATGTAGCCATTATGCTCCTTCACAAGTCCCAGATGGTTCGCCTCTCCCTTGTGTAATATATTGCCATGGAAACAGGTACAGTCTTCTTTTTAGAAACCTATTATGTTAGATGTTGCTTTACCCTATTTATGAACTAGTTTCTTTCCTCACTTATCTTCTGCGGATAACTatattaatgtgttttgttTTGAGGATAAAAAGTATGAGAAAATATTCATTGGTAGGGTATAATATGATCTACATTTGGATGATTGATTTTACTACACATAGCCCTGATTGTCTGCGGAATCAAATCTTCACTTATCAATATCTAGCTTCTTTTAAGGAATCAAAATGTTCAATAACATAACcgctttacttattaagaatgACTAACTACAAACCAAAACATCAATAGAATAACTTCTGAATTATTTTCATCTCTAAAATTGTCTTTAATCCCAAGGAATTGTACGATTTGCcaattcttttaatattataaatgtaGCCATGATTGATAATTGCAACAATTAAGTGCAATTTTGGCAATTCTTGCACTGGAAAAACAGCTTCTAATGCCAAATGTCATGGAAGATGCGTGCACTTGCACGGACACACATTTCAAATAGTTATTCCCAACTATTTAGTAGATCGGCCAAACCAAAAATTAAGTTATTCCCAAAATTTATGTGGATTAGGAGGATGCAGAGTGAGAGCTTTCAAATATGATGTGGTGAAAActtattagttttttttcttgttgTTCAGCGGATGTCGGGCAGATGCAAATGAAGCAGCTGTAGTTCTCTTGCCTTCAAATATCACAGTGTTCACCCTTGATTTTTCAGGTTCTGGCTTGTCTGATGGAGATTACGTTAGTCTTGGGTGGCATGAGGTACCTTTACTTTATCATCTTTTTTCTTCTCTACTCCATGACTGAAGTAAAAGCCCCTGCCTCAATTTCAGAAAAATGATCTCAAGGTTGTGATATCGTATTTGCGGAGCAATGAGAAAGTGTCTCGCATTGGCCTTTGGGGAAGATCAATGGGTGCAGTTACAAGGTTGGTGGTTGACTATATCACTGCCCAGAAGTCAGATTTATTGGGCTAACAAATCCATCACACCCCTAACCTTTACATGTTTGTACTTGTTTGcacaacaaatttttttttgtgacaATCTCAAGTTTTTTCTcgattcattagttatttagaTAATTGTTTTTCATAATGATGTAAATGTTCAGGATAGATCAATTGGGGGGTATTTTACTAGAATAAAGTAGCAGATCTCTGTGTAGCTCATTTTTTGCTTTCAATTCTTTTACTTGACTTCTGTTTATCATCTCAGGTTGATGTTGTTTTGAACTAGATAATTTTAGTAGGAATTTGCTTTTGTCAGATAACTTTGTCATGATTTTGTTCATGGTTCAGATATTTAATTCTTACCACTTACCAGATAACTAAGTCTTACTTATATAACCTTTCATCAAATGTACTTTAGCCTTCTATATGGAGCAGAAGACCCTTCTATAGCTGGAATGGTGCTGGACAGTGCCTTCTCTAATTTGTTCAATCTGATGCTGGAACTTGCAGATGTGTACAAAATCCGGCTTCCCAAATTCACAGTATGTACTGATTTTAAAATTGTTTGCAATTAGTTGCCTCACTGCCTATGTCTGTAATTTGTATGTATGTCAGGAAGGATGGTCTTTTGCTTTAAAAAATCTCTTTTTATTACCATGAGAATTTGGATGTTTCCAGTTCAAACTTCTCAATTGTGTATATTAACATGTGAAGTTTTTGTTGTAACAACAATCGACTCCTGTAATTCTTTGGTGTAAGAGTTAGCAACCATACTTGATTATATTTTGTTACTTTTGGACAACCAGGACTGTGTAACTGATCCCCTGTGTCAGAGGCAGTTTTAGGCGTCTAAAGTTGTGGAATTTTGTAAATTATGTGTAAGATTTTTAATGTTGATACCACCTGATTAGAATTACCTACTTGTCTCTCCCCATTTTAAATACAGGTCAAGATGGCTCTTCAGTACATGCGACGAGTAATACAGAAGAAAGCCAAATTTGATATCACACGACTTGATTGCATACAGGTCTTTACTTATCTTTAAGAGTAGTGAGATTGTCATTTTTTTGTCTTACCCTTGTTCCATACTCTCCGAGAAATCTTGCTCTTTGAGATCTGTACTCCAGCAGTATTTATTATGAGATGTGTGGAGCTATGATAAAGTTCTGCTGCTAATGCATTATATTATCGAAACTTCCAGGTAGCTCCCAAGACATTTATTCCTGCTATGTTTGGGCATGCGAAAGATGACAAATTTGTCCAATCTCAGCATTCTGATGCTATCTATAATTCGTATGCGGTACAGACATGGTCTCTAAATCTTTATCTTTTATATTTTACCATTCTATGTAgtaagtttttgtttttttacagGGTGATAAAAATATTATCAAATTTGACGGTGACCACAACTCATCGCGGCCTCAATTTTATTATGATTCTGTGTCAATATTTTTCTATAATGTCCTCcatcctcctcatcctccatctTCATATTCGACAAAGATTGAGAAATACTATGATCTGGGAGACGTTAAAGTTGGTACTGGTGTGGAAGAGGTAGCTCCTGCTGTATACATATTCTTAGGATTATTTCTTCACTTAGTACATGTCAATTTTATGCTAAAAGTTGCGAAATTAATGTTTGCTTCCATGCTTACTGTGGAACTTTCATCTAACTGTTTGGTTTATTTTTGTACCAAAATTTCAAAATGATATGGATTAGAGACGTggtgtgtgtgtatttgtgtgtgcaGACCTGTGTATATATGCATACTTCTGTGCTATCCCTTCTTAAAGACGTGGTGTGTGTTTGTAttgttgtgtttgtgtgtgcAGATCTGTGTATATGTACATAATTCTTTATTATCCTTTGCATTATGATGTTGCAGATTCATAATCATTATAAATTACCCCACAAATATGAACAGGAAAGGCCAGTGATTGCTGTAATCCTGTGATATTTAACTGGGAACTGATGAGATGACTAATTTGGATAAGGACCTAAAATATTTCAGTTGCATGAACATATTCTTTGTGACTGGTGAATCTCTTGCAGAATTCATTCTACCTTGTACTTAAGTACAATTCAGATTAGGAACAGCTTTTATGATCTGATACTTGGTAAACTAGTTTAACTCTGTAACAAATATTTCTTGTCAGTTATTCGTTACTTTGAATTACACGTCCTGAAGTAATGCATCTGTACTGTACAACTTGGTTATAAATGCGTTCTTGTATACTTTGCTTAAACGCAATTATGCACTGTGCTTTACTCTGATGCTGGTCTTCTGTATGTGGTGATCTAACTGTTTTCTTTTTCAGAATATTCTATATGAGATAATAGCTGGGCTTCGCAATGTAAGTGCTGATGCACCTAGTTCTTCTGCTGCACCTCGTAGCATTTCATCTACAAAATCTGTGGGGGAACTACTCTCTGACATAGCTCCCGTATGTAATGtaaaatctctctctctctctctctctctctctctcacacacacacacacacacacacacacgatTGGTCTGTCTTTGGAGTTTTAGGAGTGTAAATACACAACATACGTTTCTGTTCTGCTTCTGTAAAATGTTCTTGTCTCCAGACCTTTTAGATGCTACGCAAATTTTTTTACAATATAAACGGCTGCATTTTCAATTGTATATGATGATTATTACAGGATGCTTTGACTTCTGAGGAAGCTGATCTCAAGATTCTCAACGGCAGTGGCACATCACCTCCAGAGGTACTTGAACCTGCTTCAAGTGAAGCATCATTGCATTGAGCTACTTCTCAGAACTAAAGCTcttgaatttcaattttttaggACAAGCAAGCAGGCCAAAATGAAGAGTGTTGCTCCTACACGAGCTCAAACAGAGAAAGTTGGGGAAGATGCTCGTCTCTGGGCAGTGATGATCTACCTTCTATGGAGACAAGCATCAGTAACTCCGACCAGGTGTCTTTTCGTACCTCTCTGTCATTTTCTCACCTCTGCTAGTTTTTAGAGCTGTGTATTTGCAAAATCTTCTGTTAGTCTCTCCTTATTCGTTTTCTAGCTCCTCTGGAGATCCTTGAGGTCTGCAAAAGCCTATTGATCAAGAAATCATTATAATTACTGACCTTTGAAGCTTATCCGAGTTTGGATCCATTTCTTCATTTATGCTGACAACTTCAATTTACAGACAACTATAAAGGTCCTTGCCACGCCCCTTCGAAATCCAGGACAAAATACACTAGAGTCTCCAAAGGACGAcacaaagaagaagaaaaagaacaaAGCTAGTTCGAGCACAAAAAAGTCGAAACGGGAGAAATTTGAAAAGCTGGAGGCTCTAAGCCAGCGCATTCGTCTTTGCATCTTGAAGAGAGTTAATCATAGGAGAAACTGCTCGACATGACTAACCCTCATTGTAGAATAGGATGTTGATTTGTTAGGCTTCCATACTTTGCTTTGTATTTTCCAAGAAAAAACCCAACTCTGATATGTTGCTGGGAGGCTACCCACTTTGCTTATTATTTCATGCAGCTCTCACCACCATTTTAACCACTCACTTTACATCTTATTTGTTCTGCTAAGTGGAGTTCTGGTTTCGTTATTTTCGtactcaaaatggaaaaatcgGTTAATAAGGGAAATGTGCAGAGCAGATTTTCAAAGTTATATTAAACATCTCTGGAAGAAGTAAATCAAGATcgtatatttctcatttacctCTTTAAAAAGGCAAATATAGTTTCATAAAGAGTAGTAAAATCCAAAGGAAAATAACTAGACCACATTTACCTTTTGCTTGAAGGAAAGgtaaaaatatcaatatttaaaattgaatttataataCCTTCCCAAATACTTTTTTCAATGGAGAATGAATTTCAGTAgataaaaagtaaatgtgatagttatttttctctctctctctctataccTCCTCCCTTGGAGTATGAAGATGCTCTTATTAGAAAGATTAAACTAAACAATCTCACCCACTTAGAGGCAAAGTTTCAAGTGTAGTCAAACCGACAGTTCTAAACCTAACTTTCTGCGTACAATCTAAATACTGCATTGGTTCTTAATgcatttatatgtatatattagaCACTAGAGATACATGATGATAACTAAGAAGCTGAGAATTATGCAACTCTACAAATTACATATCACCATAGAGCTTTTGCAATTGGTATTCATCGCTAGTGGGTAGTTCTGATGAATGGTCGAACTGCTCACTTGCTAAGAAAAGAGAATGTGGCTGTTGGTAAGGAGAGTTTAGGCTCGACTCCAGTATTGAATGGGAGGAAGCCATCTCTTGTTTAGTGAACAACGCATCATTGCTCCTGCATTTCCTTTTCACTGGCCTCCCGTTAGGGCTCTCAACTGGTGAACTAGCATGACAGCCAGAATCAGGGGTTAGAGGCTCATCATGATGAGAAGACAAGGATTCATCCAGAGAAAAACTCTTTGCAGAAGCATGTACGTTCACAGGCTTGTCCACAAAAGGTGATTCAGATGTTGGAGCAGGGGTTGCAGGGTCGGTTTTATTATCAGATTCTGGGCAAATGTCATCTGTCTCGGGAGCAGAAGGCCCTGAGCCAGGCGCTTCTGAAAGAACTCCACTTATGCGTTGCTGttcttcaataattttttttaagtactTTCCTTGGGCTTCTATCCGTAATTGTAGCTGTCTTTGCACCTGTAAATACCATTACAGGTCTCAGCAAAGAACAACTTTTCATAACTAAATAAGCATGCGTTCCCAAAACACTTTGTAATAATGCTCCCAGCTTCTCATGGTTTCATGTGGTAAAATAAAATGGTGCAGCTTGAATTCATATGAACAACGACTGCTGTGCCTACATATCAGCATCTCTGAAATGAATTGCTGTCAGTTTGGTGCTGTAGTCGTCTAAATCCTTATATATCCATTTATGGGGTTTAGAAATGTGAGTTATCAAGGCATTTCTCATACAAACAAATTGgtaaaaagaaaattcaaacaaTATATACCTCTAATTGTTCATGCAGTCGCTTTTGGACTTCCATTTGCAGTTTGAGCGCTTCAGTTATTTGCATTCCACTACTAACATCAAACAACAACCCCCTTGTTAAAGTGATTATTTTAATCATAATACAAAATTAGCACAGGGATAAGGGTAATAGAGTGTACAGTTGATCAACAtatgagaaaaaaattaattaatgaataactAGATGCCCTTTAATATTACTCCATAAAATAGCCTTGTAAATTAAGACACGGTTCAAGTGGAAACTGATAAAGATAAGAAAGGATTTTACTCACGATGAACCATCCAAGCCCGAAAGCATATCGCCCGATTCTTTCCTATCAGCTTTTTTCCCTTATTTCAAATAAAGAGTAAAACTCATCAATAATGGAGTACCAAACACTACCAAAATCTGAGGAAGTTTCGAGAACTAGACAATGGGCTAACAGCTAGCTATCATTCACAGCCACATTATTATAACCTACCATCGG
This region includes:
- the LOC121742900 gene encoding myb family transcription factor PHL7-like isoform X1; the protein is MFQPPGVPSSSLVQSNPIARSQPLDRVDTTMDPTSGSNSGSNNQSLASKQRLRWNHELHERFVDAVAQLGGPDRATPKGVLRVMGVQGLTIYHVKSHLQKYRLAKYLPDSSSDGKKADRKESGDMLSGLDGSSSGMQITEALKLQMEVQKRLHEQLEVQRQLQLRIEAQGKYLKKIIEEQQRISGVLSEAPGSGPSAPETDDICPESDNKTDPATPAPTSESPFVDKPVNVHASAKSFSLDESLSSHHDEPLTPDSGCHASSPVESPNGRPVKRKCRSNDALFTKQEMASSHSILESSLNSPYQQPHSLFLASEQFDHSSELPTSDEYQLQKLYGDM
- the LOC121743416 gene encoding uncharacterized protein LOC121743416 isoform X2; amino-acid sequence: MIDQFINFVIRPPRAHYNPDQYLWEKDFTLAGRKYNREDVELSNERGHTLKCSHYAPSQVPDGSPLPCVIYCHGNSGCRADANEAAVVLLPSNITVFTLDFSGSGLSDGDYVSLGWHEKNDLKVVISYLRSNEKVSRIGLWGRSMGAVTSLLYGAEDPSIAGMVLDSAFSNLFNLMLELADVYKIRLPKFTVKMALQYMRRVIQKKAKFDITRLDCIQVAPKTFIPAMFGHAKDDKFVQSQHSDAIYNSYAGDKNIIKFDGDHNSSRPQFYYDSVSIFFYNVLHPPHPPSSYSTKIEKYYDLGDVKVGTGVEENILYEIIAGLRNVSADAPSSSAAPRSISSTKSVGELLSDIAPDALTSEEADLKILNGSGTSPPEDKQAGQNEECCSYTSSNRESWGRCSSLGSDDLPSMETSISNSDQTTIKVLATPLRNPGQNTLESPKDDTKKKKKNKASSSTKKSKREKFEKLEALSQRIRLCILKRVNHRRNCST
- the LOC121743416 gene encoding uncharacterized protein LOC121743416 isoform X3, with translation MLRQLSNERGHTLKCSHYAPSQVPDGSPLPCVIYCHGNSGCRADANEAAVVLLPSNITVFTLDFSGSGLSDGDYVSLGWHEKNDLKVVISYLRSNEKVSRIGLWGRSMGAVTSLLYGAEDPSIAGMVLDSAFSNLFNLMLELADVYKIRLPKFTVKMALQYMRRVIQKKAKFDITRLDCIQVAPKTFIPAMFGHAKDDKFVQSQHSDAIYNSYAGDKNIIKFDGDHNSSRPQFYYDSVSIFFYNVLHPPHPPSSYSTKIEKYYDLGDVKVGTGVEENILYEIIAGLRNVSADAPSSSAAPRSISSTKSVGELLSDIAPVCNDALTSEEADLKILNGSGTSPPEDKQAGQNEECCSYTSSNRESWGRCSSLGSDDLPSMETSISNSDQTTIKVLATPLRNPGQNTLESPKDDTKKKKKNKASSSTKKSKREKFEKLEALSQRIRLCILKRVNHRRNCST
- the LOC121743416 gene encoding uncharacterized protein LOC121743416 isoform X1, with product MIDQFINFVIRPPRAHYNPDQYLWEKDFTLAGRKYNREDVELSNERGHTLKCSHYAPSQVPDGSPLPCVIYCHGNSGCRADANEAAVVLLPSNITVFTLDFSGSGLSDGDYVSLGWHEKNDLKVVISYLRSNEKVSRIGLWGRSMGAVTSLLYGAEDPSIAGMVLDSAFSNLFNLMLELADVYKIRLPKFTVKMALQYMRRVIQKKAKFDITRLDCIQVAPKTFIPAMFGHAKDDKFVQSQHSDAIYNSYAGDKNIIKFDGDHNSSRPQFYYDSVSIFFYNVLHPPHPPSSYSTKIEKYYDLGDVKVGTGVEENILYEIIAGLRNVSADAPSSSAAPRSISSTKSVGELLSDIAPVCNDALTSEEADLKILNGSGTSPPEDKQAGQNEECCSYTSSNRESWGRCSSLGSDDLPSMETSISNSDQTTIKVLATPLRNPGQNTLESPKDDTKKKKKNKASSSTKKSKREKFEKLEALSQRIRLCILKRVNHRRNCST
- the LOC121743416 gene encoding uncharacterized protein LOC121743416 isoform X4, whose translation is METGSGLSDGDYVSLGWHEKNDLKVVISYLRSNEKVSRIGLWGRSMGAVTSLLYGAEDPSIAGMVLDSAFSNLFNLMLELADVYKIRLPKFTVKMALQYMRRVIQKKAKFDITRLDCIQVAPKTFIPAMFGHAKDDKFVQSQHSDAIYNSYAGDKNIIKFDGDHNSSRPQFYYDSVSIFFYNVLHPPHPPSSYSTKIEKYYDLGDVKVGTGVEENILYEIIAGLRNVSADAPSSSAAPRSISSTKSVGELLSDIAPVCNDALTSEEADLKILNGSGTSPPEDKQAGQNEECCSYTSSNRESWGRCSSLGSDDLPSMETSISNSDQTTIKVLATPLRNPGQNTLESPKDDTKKKKKNKASSSTKKSKREKFEKLEALSQRIRLCILKRVNHRRNCST
- the LOC121742900 gene encoding myb family transcription factor PHL7-like isoform X2 — its product is MFQPPGVPSSSLVQSNPIARSQPLDRVDTTMDPTSGSNSGSNNQSLASKQRLRWNHELHERFVDAVAQLGGPDRATPKGVLRVMGVQGLTIYHVKSHLQKYRLAKYLPDSSSDGKKADRKESGDMLSGLDGSSGMQITEALKLQMEVQKRLHEQLEVQRQLQLRIEAQGKYLKKIIEEQQRISGVLSEAPGSGPSAPETDDICPESDNKTDPATPAPTSESPFVDKPVNVHASAKSFSLDESLSSHHDEPLTPDSGCHASSPVESPNGRPVKRKCRSNDALFTKQEMASSHSILESSLNSPYQQPHSLFLASEQFDHSSELPTSDEYQLQKLYGDM